Proteins from a genomic interval of Helicobacter pylori Shi112:
- a CDS encoding SprT family zinc-dependent metalloprotease, with product MNAYCLTLNDTNIAIEKKDIKHLHISVCPPDGSVRVSCPLALNDESLRLSLVKRLPWIKEQQQNFLNQNRQSKRGMLERESHYLFGKRYLLKIEHTTQKHFVLQSPKYLILHVHQKTSLKNRLKVLENYYRQVLREKIQTYINQYEKILNESIQGFKIQKMKRIWGSCNIAKRALLFNLELAKAPSEGIEYVVVHELLHLKARHHNEYFRDLLSLYLPNWQRAKASLKETYLERS from the coding sequence ATGAACGCTTATTGTTTGACTTTAAATGATACCAACATCGCTATAGAAAAAAAGGATATTAAGCATTTACACATTAGCGTTTGCCCGCCTGATGGCTCTGTGCGTGTGTCTTGCCCCCTAGCTTTAAACGATGAGAGTCTTAGGCTTTCTTTGGTTAAAAGACTCCCTTGGATAAAAGAACAGCAACAAAATTTTTTAAACCAAAACAGACAAAGCAAAAGAGGGATGCTAGAGAGAGAAAGCCATTATCTTTTTGGGAAACGCTATTTGTTAAAGATTGAGCATACTACGCAAAAACACTTCGTCCTCCAAAGCCCTAAATATTTAATCTTGCATGTCCATCAAAAAACAAGCTTAAAAAACCGCTTAAAAGTGTTAGAAAACTATTACAGACAAGTTTTAAGAGAAAAAATACAAACTTACATCAACCAGTATGAAAAGATTTTAAACGAAAGCATACAAGGCTTTAAAATCCAAAAAATGAAACGGATATGGGGGAGTTGCAACATTGCTAAACGCGCCTTGCTTTTTAATTTGGAATTGGCTAAAGCGCCTAGCGAGGGCATTGAATATGTGGTTGTGCATGAATTATTGCATTTAAAAGCGCGCCACCATAACGAATATTTCAGGGATTTGCTGAGTTTGTATTTGCCTAATTGGCAAAGGGCTAAGGCCAGCCTCAAAGAAACTTATTTGGAGCGCTCTTAA
- the rocF gene encoding arginase, translated as MILVGLEAELGASKRGTDKGVRRLREALSATHGDVIKGMQTIVQERCVLYKEFRYAKNFEDYYLFCKENLIPCMREVFEKKEFPLILSSEHANMFGIFQAFRSVHKDKKIGILYLDAHADIHTAYDSDSKHIHGMPLGMVLNRVRSGFNRMSESEEKAWQKLCSLGLEKGGLEVDPKCLVYFGVRSTEQSERDVIKELQIPLFSVEAIRENMQEVVQKTKELLKAVDIIYLSLDLDIMDGKLFTSTGVRENNGLSFNELKQLLGLLLESFKDRLKAVEVTEYNPTVSAKHTNEEERQVLEILDLIINSCKIKDKKPSFIMSR; from the coding sequence ATGATTTTAGTAGGATTGGAAGCGGAATTAGGAGCGTCAAAAAGAGGCACTGATAAAGGGGTTAGGCGTTTGAGAGAAGCCTTAAGCGCAACGCATGGCGATGTGATTAAAGGCATGCAAACGATCGTTCAAGAGCGGTGCGTGCTTTATAAAGAGTTTAGATACGCTAAGAATTTTGAAGATTACTACCTTTTTTGTAAAGAAAATTTGATCCCTTGCATGCGAGAAGTGTTTGAGAAAAAAGAATTTCCTTTGATTTTAAGCTCAGAGCATGCGAACATGTTTGGGATTTTCCAAGCCTTTAGGAGCGTTCATAAGGACAAAAAAATAGGGATTTTGTATTTAGACGCGCATGCGGATATTCATACGGCTTATGACAGCGATTCAAAGCATATCCACGGCATGCCTTTGGGCATGGTTTTAAATCGTGTCCGTAGCGGGTTTAATCGCATGAGCGAGAGCGAAGAAAAGGCATGGCAAAAGCTTTGCTCTTTGGGGTTAGAAAAGGGAGGGTTAGAAGTTGATCCTAAATGTTTGGTGTATTTTGGGGTAAGAAGCACCGAACAGAGCGAAAGAGATGTGATTAAGGAATTGCAAATCCCTTTATTTAGCGTGGAAGCGATAAGAGAAAACATGCAAGAAGTGGTTCAAAAAACCAAAGAATTATTAAAAGCGGTGGATATTATTTACCTTAGTCTAGATTTAGATATTATGGATGGCAAGCTTTTCACTTCTACTGGCGTGCGTGAAAATAACGGGCTGAGTTTTAATGAGTTGAAGCAATTACTGGGCTTGCTTTTAGAAAGCTTTAAAGACAGATTAAAAGCCGTTGAGGTAACCGAATATAACCCCACGGTGAGTGCAAAACACACCAACGAAGAAGAAAGGCAGGTTTTAGAGATCTTAGATCTCATCATCAATAGCTGTAAAATTAAAGATAAGAAGCCATCTTTTATAATGAGTCGCTGA
- a CDS encoding outer membrane protein has translation MKRFFSKPLLALVVSINALLAMDGNGVFLGAGYLQGQAQMHADINSQKQATNATIKGFDALLGYQFFFEKHFGLRLYGFFDYAHANSIRLKNPNYNSEAAQIAGQILGKQEINRLTNIADPKTFEPNMLTYGGAMDLMVNVINNGIMSLGAFGGVQLAGNSWLMATPSFEGILVEQALVSKKATSFQFLFNVGARLRILKHSSIEAGVKFPMLKKNPYITAKNLDIGFRRVYSWYVNYIFTF, from the coding sequence ATGAAGAGATTTTTTTCTAAACCTTTGTTAGCTTTGGTTGTTTCTATAAATGCGCTACTAGCCATGGATGGTAATGGCGTTTTTTTAGGGGCGGGTTATTTGCAAGGACAAGCCCAAATGCATGCGGATATTAATTCTCAAAAACAAGCCACTAACGCTACTATCAAGGGCTTTGATGCGCTTTTAGGGTATCAATTTTTCTTTGAAAAACACTTTGGCTTGCGCCTTTATGGGTTTTTTGACTACGCCCATGCCAATTCTATTAGGCTTAAAAACCCCAACTATAACAGCGAAGCGGCGCAAATAGCGGGTCAAATTCTTGGGAAACAAGAAATCAATCGTTTAACGAATATTGCCGATCCCAAAACCTTTGAGCCAAACATGCTCACTTATGGGGGGGCTATGGATTTGATGGTCAATGTCATCAATAACGGCATCATGAGTTTGGGGGCTTTTGGTGGGGTGCAATTAGCCGGCAATTCATGGCTTATGGCGACGCCGAGCTTTGAGGGTATTTTAGTGGAGCAAGCCCTTGTGAGCAAAAAAGCCACTTCTTTCCAATTTTTATTCAATGTGGGGGCTCGCTTAAGAATCTTAAAGCATTCTAGCATTGAAGCGGGCGTGAAATTCCCCATGCTGAAGAAAAACCCCTATATCACTGCAAAAAATTTGGATATAGGGTTTAGGCGCGTGTATTCATGGTATGTGAATTATATATTCACTTTCTAG
- a CDS encoding NAD(+)/NADH kinase has product MKDSHQTIGVFVRPTHYQNPLFEKLERAKEWVLKLLEDEGFESFMIDGLDGAKDERLIEKAYAFLCLGGDGTILGALRMTHSYNKPCFGVRIGNLGFLSAVELNGLKGFLQDLKQDKIKLEEHLALEGRIGKTSFYAINEIVIAKKKALGVLDIQAYVGHTPFNTYKGDGLIIATPLGSTAYNLSAHGPIVHALSQSYILTPLCDFSLTQRPLVLGAEFCLNFCTHEDALVVIDGQATYDLKTNQPLYIQKSPTTTKLLQKNSRDYFKVLKEKLLWGESPSKKK; this is encoded by the coding sequence ATGAAAGATTCACATCAAACTATCGGCGTGTTTGTGCGGCCTACTCATTATCAAAACCCTCTTTTTGAAAAGCTAGAGCGAGCTAAAGAATGGGTTTTAAAGCTTTTAGAAGATGAGGGGTTTGAAAGCTTTATGATTGATGGCCTTGATGGAGCAAAAGATGAACGATTAATAGAAAAAGCCTATGCGTTTTTATGTTTAGGGGGCGATGGCACGATTTTAGGGGCTTTAAGAATGACGCATTCTTACAATAAGCCATGTTTTGGGGTTAGAATAGGGAATTTAGGGTTTTTGAGCGCGGTTGAATTGAATGGTTTGAAAGGTTTCTTACAAGATCTCAAGCAAGATAAGATCAAATTAGAAGAGCATTTGGCTTTAGAGGGTCGTATTGGAAAAACCTCTTTTTATGCGATCAATGAAATTGTGATCGCCAAAAAAAAAGCTTTAGGGGTTTTAGACATCCAAGCTTATGTGGGCCATACGCCCTTTAACACCTATAAAGGCGATGGGCTTATCATTGCCACGCCTTTGGGTTCAACCGCTTATAATTTGAGCGCTCATGGGCCTATTGTGCATGCTTTAAGCCAGAGCTATATTTTAACGCCTTTGTGCGATTTTTCTTTAACGCAACGCCCTTTAGTGTTAGGAGCGGAATTTTGTTTGAATTTTTGCACTCATGAAGACGCTCTTGTGGTCATTGATGGGCAAGCCACCTATGATTTAAAGACCAACCAACCCCTATACATTCAAAAAAGCCCCACGACTACCAAGCTCTTACAAAAAAATTCAAGGGATTATTTTAAAGTGCTTAAAGAAAAGCTCTTATGGGGGGAAAGCCCTAGCAAAAAAAAATAA
- a CDS encoding type I restriction endonuclease subunit R: MKTEKEVQKQVIETFKSMGYAYLGDLTKSDNENINKKSLKAWLVKNQKINDKRWQRIEHEIHNALENDLYEANQKFYELLIYGVKTKISQNEPTQTSWLIDWKDVSKNEFSVAEEVSVKGLNTKRPDMVLYVNGIALGVLELKNSSVSVESAIRQNLDNQKKEFIRDFFKTIQLVMAGNESQGLRYGVIETKEKYYLSWKEWGVQKNLFETIECFLKKERFLEFIHDFLIFDKGQKKCARFHQYFAIKKTQEFIKRKEGGIIWHTQGSGKSLTMVWLAKWLRKNIKQARILIVTDRRELDAQIQGVFEGIGEAIYRADSKKDLLSVLFENKEFLVGSLVHKFDDNDLEYLKKQPVLKEWIVLVDECHRTQSGKLHNAMKSLLPNAIFIAFSGTPLLKQDKKTSQEVFGNYIHCYKFNEAVSDKVVLDLNYEARSVDQYVSSPKKLDEYFELKTQNLNDTAKTELKKKWANLQKVFSTKNRLEHIVQDIVLDMAKLPRLSNGKGNAMLVAESVYNACRYFELFLETELKDKVAVITSYEPNIADLKDCGSNESEESYKYRTYCKMLQNFFNEQDEKKALNKTKEFEEEVKKRFINEPARMKLLIVVDKLLTGFDAPSLTYLYIDKKMQDHGLFQAVCRVNRLDGEDKDFGCIIDYSDLFDSLQEAHSDYTNKAFENYEREDIQGLISDKAQKIKKKLEEARGQLRSLCESVKEPKDEMDYIAYFCGSDLEKNAQKRRLFYQLVGAFLRMFVELNHLEKPIYSKEEMQKIKQEAEFYRHLQKMIGLSSGDSVDLKSYSEDMRRILDAYIKATDSKTLIKIEDQGLCEVLAQMDINDFNKELSQVFKNESSMAESIANNTRKRIIEKEAIDPKYYEKLSSLLNDLINQFREKKLTYLEYLQQIHNLAQQVIHKEDKNYPKKINTNALKTLYDNLDQNEALALEIDACIRDNKKDGWVGHNQKEKNLKIALRKTINDEGLLENIFNLAKHIDEYR, encoded by the coding sequence GTGAAAACAGAAAAAGAAGTTCAAAAACAAGTCATAGAAACTTTTAAAAGCATGGGCTATGCGTATTTAGGGGATTTAACAAAGAGCGATAATGAAAACATTAATAAAAAAAGCTTGAAAGCATGGCTAGTTAAAAACCAAAAAATCAATGATAAAAGGTGGCAAAGAATTGAGCATGAAATCCATAACGCTTTAGAAAACGATTTATACGAAGCGAATCAAAAATTTTACGAGCTTTTAATTTATGGCGTGAAAACCAAAATAAGCCAAAATGAACCAACCCAAACAAGTTGGCTCATTGATTGGAAAGATGTTTCTAAGAATGAATTTAGCGTGGCTGAAGAAGTGAGCGTTAAAGGGCTAAACACGAAACGGCCGGATATGGTGCTTTATGTTAATGGGATCGCTTTAGGGGTGTTAGAATTAAAAAATTCCAGCGTGAGCGTAGAAAGCGCTATCAGGCAAAATTTAGACAACCAAAAGAAAGAATTTATTAGAGATTTTTTTAAAACGATCCAATTGGTTATGGCGGGCAATGAAAGCCAAGGGCTAAGATATGGCGTCATAGAAACTAAAGAAAAATACTACCTTTCTTGGAAAGAATGGGGCGTTCAAAAAAATTTGTTTGAGACGATTGAATGCTTTTTAAAAAAAGAAAGGTTTTTAGAATTTATCCATGATTTTTTGATTTTTGATAAGGGGCAAAAGAAATGCGCCAGGTTCCATCAGTATTTTGCGATTAAAAAAACGCAAGAATTTATCAAAAGAAAAGAAGGGGGGATTATCTGGCACACGCAAGGCAGCGGTAAGAGCCTTACTATGGTGTGGCTTGCTAAATGGCTAAGAAAGAATATCAAACAAGCAAGGATCTTAATCGTTACAGACAGGAGGGAATTAGACGCTCAAATTCAAGGCGTGTTTGAGGGAATAGGCGAGGCTATTTATCGCGCCGACAGCAAGAAGGATTTGTTGAGCGTGCTGTTTGAAAATAAGGAATTTTTGGTCGGATCGCTTGTCCATAAATTTGATGACAACGACTTAGAATATTTAAAAAAGCAACCTGTTTTAAAAGAATGGATTGTTTTAGTGGATGAATGCCACAGAACCCAAAGCGGCAAATTGCACAACGCCATGAAAAGCCTGCTCCCTAATGCGATTTTTATCGCCTTTAGCGGCACGCCTTTGTTGAAACAAGATAAAAAGACAAGCCAGGAAGTGTTTGGGAATTATATCCATTGCTATAAATTTAATGAAGCCGTTAGCGATAAAGTGGTGTTAGATTTAAATTATGAAGCCAGGAGCGTGGATCAATATGTCAGTAGCCCTAAAAAGTTAGACGAATATTTTGAATTAAAAACCCAAAACTTGAATGATACGGCTAAAACAGAGCTTAAAAAGAAATGGGCTAATTTGCAAAAAGTTTTTTCCACTAAAAACAGATTGGAACATATTGTGCAAGATATTGTATTGGATATGGCAAAACTCCCAAGATTAAGCAATGGAAAGGGGAATGCCATGCTGGTGGCTGAAAGCGTGTATAACGCATGCCGGTATTTTGAACTCTTTTTAGAAACAGAATTAAAGGATAAGGTGGCTGTGATCACAAGCTATGAGCCCAATATCGCTGATCTTAAAGATTGCGGGAGCAATGAGAGCGAAGAGAGTTACAAATACCGCACTTATTGCAAAATGCTGCAAAACTTTTTTAATGAACAAGATGAGAAAAAAGCCCTTAATAAAACCAAAGAGTTTGAAGAAGAAGTTAAAAAGCGTTTTATTAATGAGCCTGCTAGAATGAAGCTATTGATCGTGGTGGATAAGCTATTGACCGGTTTTGATGCGCCAAGCCTCACTTATTTATATATTGATAAGAAAATGCAAGATCATGGGCTTTTTCAAGCGGTGTGTAGGGTGAATAGACTGGATGGCGAAGATAAGGATTTTGGCTGTATCATAGACTATAGCGATTTGTTTGATAGCCTGCAAGAAGCGCACAGCGATTACACTAATAAAGCGTTTGAAAACTATGAAAGAGAAGACATTCAAGGGCTTATCTCTGACAAAGCCCAAAAGATTAAGAAAAAATTAGAAGAGGCTAGAGGGCAGTTGAGATCGCTTTGTGAAAGCGTGAAAGAGCCAAAAGATGAAATGGATTATATCGCTTATTTTTGCGGGAGCGATTTAGAAAAAAACGCTCAAAAAAGGCGGTTGTTTTACCAGCTTGTTGGCGCGTTTTTAAGAATGTTTGTGGAATTGAACCATTTAGAAAAGCCCATCTATTCTAAAGAAGAAATGCAAAAAATCAAACAAGAAGCGGAATTTTATAGGCACTTACAAAAGATGATTGGCTTAAGTAGTGGGGATAGCGTGGATTTAAAAAGCTATAGCGAAGACATGCGCAGGATTTTAGACGCTTACATTAAAGCCACAGATAGCAAGACGCTAATCAAAATAGAAGATCAAGGGCTGTGCGAAGTTTTAGCCCAAATGGATATTAATGATTTTAATAAGGAGCTTTCTCAAGTGTTTAAAAATGAAAGCTCTATGGCAGAAAGCATCGCCAACAACACTAGGAAACGCATTATAGAAAAAGAAGCGATCGATCCTAAGTATTACGAAAAATTATCTTCGCTTTTAAACGATTTGATCAACCAGTTTAGAGAAAAGAAATTAACCTATTTAGAATACTTGCAACAAATCCACAATCTAGCCCAACAAGTTATCCATAAAGAAGATAAAAATTACCCTAAAAAGATCAACACTAACGCTTTAAAAACCCTCTATGATAATTTAGATCAAAATGAAGCCTTAGCCCTAGAAATAGACGCATGCATAAGGGATAATAAAAAAGATGGTTGGGTGGGGCATAACCAAAAAGAAAAAAACCTTAAAATCGCTTTAAGAAAAACCATAAACGATGAGGGTTTGTTAGAAAACATCTTTAATTTAGCCAAACACATAGATGAGTATCGTTAA
- a CDS encoding TonB-dependent receptor family protein produces MHKKVLLALTASLICQESLSAKDKDYTLGKVSTAGKKDKSDYSGQVNLGYSGITAPKSWQDEEVKKYTGSRTVISNKALTQQANQSIEEALQNVPGLQIRNATGVGAMPTIQIRGFGAGGSGHSDATLMLVNGIPVYMAPYAHIELDIFPVTFQAIDRIDVIKGGGSVQYGPNTYGGIVNIITKPIPNQWENQAAERITYWAKARNAGFAAPPDKTGDPSFIKSLGNNLLYNTYVRSGGMINKHVGIQAQANWVRGQGFRDNSPSNISNYWLDGVYDINENNGIKAYYQYYDFAIAQPGSLSEQDYKINRFANLRPLNQKGGRSQRFGAVYENRFGDLDKVGGTFSFTYYGQLMTRDFQVSSSYNSANTVTCFSEAACRAAGLPAGYNLAVPYYATNYNGWAEVENPVRSINNAFEPKVSLIVNTGKVRQTFIMGLRFMTTTFLQRQYLNTNECPTKTSGEGAGFLCEGANVMSGWKPHIKHGVYRNWNNWRNNYTAVYLSDRIEAWDGRFFIVPGLRYAFVQYNNENAANWMQIPEKDLRKIKHMNNWMPSTNIGFIPVQGDHNVLTYFNYQRSFVPPQLDILSYGGAEYFTQHFDTVEAGARYTYKDKFSFNADYFRIWARDFATGQYSVYTSGPMKGNVRPVNGYSQGVELELYYRPIRGLQFHAAFNYIDTRVTSHGPLTDLNGDVLKGTSYNKHFPFVSPFQFIFDARYNWRKTTIGISSYFYSRAYSGISNSAAGGYYGMQYYSGGNNYESVLNSGYQCEAWCMTQHEGLLPWYWVWNIQVSQIFWENGRHRVTGSLQINNIFNMKYYFTGIGSSPAGLQPGPGRSVTAYLNYTF; encoded by the coding sequence TTGCATAAAAAAGTTCTATTGGCTTTAACTGCCAGCTTGATTTGCCAAGAGTCTTTGTCCGCTAAAGATAAAGACTACACTTTGGGCAAGGTTTCTACTGCCGGGAAAAAGGATAAATCTGATTATTCTGGGCAAGTCAATTTGGGTTATAGCGGGATCACCGCGCCTAAGAGTTGGCAAGATGAAGAAGTGAAAAAATACACAGGAAGCCGCACGGTGATCTCTAATAAAGCGCTCACCCAACAAGCTAACCAAAGCATTGAAGAAGCTTTACAGAATGTCCCAGGTCTGCAAATTAGGAATGCGACAGGTGTAGGGGCTATGCCTACTATCCAAATCCGTGGCTTTGGGGCTGGGGGTTCAGGGCATAGCGATGCGACGCTTATGTTAGTTAATGGTATTCCTGTTTATATGGCCCCCTACGCTCACATTGAGTTAGACATTTTCCCTGTTACCTTTCAAGCCATTGATCGCATTGATGTGATCAAAGGTGGAGGCAGCGTGCAATATGGGCCTAACACTTATGGGGGTATTGTCAATATCATCACTAAGCCTATCCCTAATCAATGGGAAAACCAAGCGGCTGAAAGGATCACTTATTGGGCTAAGGCTAGAAACGCCGGGTTTGCCGCTCCCCCTGATAAAACCGGCGATCCTTCTTTCATCAAGTCTTTAGGCAATAACCTCCTCTATAACACTTATGTGAGATCGGGAGGGATGATCAATAAGCATGTGGGTATCCAAGCGCAAGCTAACTGGGTTAGAGGGCAAGGCTTTAGAGACAATAGCCCTTCTAATATTTCAAACTATTGGCTAGATGGGGTCTATGACATCAACGAAAACAACGGGATTAAAGCCTATTACCAATACTACGATTTTGCTATCGCTCAACCGGGATCACTCAGCGAGCAAGATTACAAAATAAACCGCTTCGCTAATCTACGCCCTCTCAACCAAAAAGGCGGGCGCTCACAACGCTTTGGGGCTGTGTATGAAAACCGCTTTGGGGATTTAGACAAAGTGGGCGGGACTTTCAGCTTCACTTACTATGGGCAGTTGATGACTAGGGACTTTCAGGTGAGCTCTAGCTACAATAGCGCTAACACGGTTACTTGTTTTAGCGAAGCGGCATGTAGGGCGGCGGGACTTCCGGCAGGGTATAACTTGGCTGTGCCTTATTATGCCACCAACTACAATGGTTGGGCAGAAGTAGAAAACCCTGTGCGCTCCATTAACAACGCTTTTGAGCCTAAAGTGAGTTTGATCGTCAATACCGGGAAAGTCAGGCAAACCTTTATCATGGGCTTGCGTTTCATGACCACCACTTTTTTACAACGCCAATACTTAAACACCAATGAATGCCCCACCAAAACGAGCGGTGAGGGGGCAGGATTCTTGTGTGAGGGCGCTAATGTGATGAGCGGTTGGAAACCCCACATCAAGCATGGCGTTTATAGAAACTGGAATAACTGGCGCAACAATTACACAGCAGTTTATTTGAGCGATCGCATTGAAGCTTGGGACGGGCGCTTTTTCATCGTGCCTGGTTTGCGCTACGCTTTTGTGCAATACAACAACGAAAATGCGGCTAACTGGATGCAAATCCCTGAGAAGGATTTAAGAAAAATCAAGCACATGAACAATTGGATGCCCTCAACCAACATTGGCTTTATCCCTGTGCAAGGCGATCACAATGTGCTTACCTACTTTAACTACCAACGCTCTTTTGTCCCGCCTCAATTAGATATTTTGAGCTATGGAGGAGCGGAGTATTTTACCCAACACTTTGACACTGTAGAAGCAGGAGCGCGCTACACCTATAAGGATAAGTTTAGCTTCAATGCGGACTATTTTAGGATTTGGGCGCGCGATTTTGCCACCGGGCAGTATTCAGTCTATACAAGCGGCCCTATGAAAGGTAATGTGCGCCCCGTTAATGGCTATTCTCAAGGCGTGGAGCTGGAATTGTATTACAGGCCTATTAGAGGGTTGCAATTCCATGCCGCTTTCAACTACATTGACACTCGTGTAACCAGCCATGGCCCTTTAACAGACTTGAATGGGGATGTGCTAAAAGGGACTAGCTATAACAAGCATTTCCCTTTTGTAAGCCCTTTCCAGTTCATTTTTGACGCTCGTTACAATTGGCGTAAAACCACCATTGGTATTTCTAGCTATTTTTATAGCCGCGCTTATAGCGGGATTAGCAACAGCGCAGCAGGAGGCTATTATGGGATGCAATATTATAGTGGGGGGAACAACTATGAAAGCGTTCTCAATAGCGGTTATCAATGCGAAGCTTGGTGTATGACCCAACATGAAGGGCTATTGCCTTGGTATTGGGTGTGGAATATCCAAGTGAGCCAAATTTTCTGGGAAAACGGAAGACACAGAGTTACAGGAAGTTTGCAAATCAATAATATCTTCAACATGAAGTATTATTTTACAGGGATTGGCTCTAGCCCTGCAGGCTTACAACCTGGACCTGGAAGATCGGTTACAGCGTATTTGAACTACACTTTCTAA
- a CDS encoding alanine dehydrogenase, with amino-acid sequence MTIGLVKESMDLESRVALVPDDVALIIQKGVGVLVENQAGANSGYSNEAYESVGAKIVDTKTAWGQDLVVKCKEPLEHEYPLLKEKAALFSYLDLAYQKSLCEMFIDKKITSICTETIAGPKNDYPILAPMSVVAGRLAAHLIQHYLLAIEHVKGFMGKGVMLGGLSGAQRAKIVVVGGGVVGMESAKVLSQMGAKVTILELDYAKLQNHPYYHLYDLEVLSVNEANIIQALSGAVGLVGAVLVTASQTPKVILRRHLKCMQKQGVVIDVACDLGGCIETIHQTSHSNPVYVEEDLLHYGVPNMPGIAAKTSSVAYSHASAPYLLYYLEHGLKGFLKANTKIVANTLGGLSAYNGYITQEGIAKTFNLAFKSPLEVLKEL; translated from the coding sequence ATGACTATTGGGCTAGTCAAAGAAAGCATGGATTTAGAATCACGAGTGGCTTTGGTGCCTGATGATGTGGCGCTAATCATTCAAAAGGGCGTGGGGGTTTTAGTGGAAAATCAAGCCGGCGCTAATAGCGGTTATAGTAACGAAGCGTATGAAAGCGTGGGGGCTAAAATCGTGGATACTAAAACAGCGTGGGGGCAGGATTTAGTGGTCAAATGCAAAGAACCTTTAGAGCATGAATACCCTTTATTGAAAGAAAAAGCTGCACTGTTTAGTTATTTGGATCTAGCGTATCAAAAAAGCTTGTGCGAAATGTTTATAGATAAAAAAATCACTTCCATTTGCACTGAAACCATTGCCGGGCCTAAAAACGACTACCCTATTTTAGCGCCTATGAGCGTGGTGGCTGGGAGGTTGGCTGCGCATTTAATCCAGCATTATTTGCTGGCTATAGAGCATGTTAAGGGCTTTATGGGTAAGGGGGTCATGCTTGGGGGGTTATCGGGCGCGCAAAGGGCTAAAATCGTCGTAGTTGGGGGCGGTGTGGTTGGCATGGAGAGCGCGAAGGTGTTGAGCCAAATGGGGGCTAAAGTAACGATTTTAGAATTAGACTACGCTAAATTGCAAAACCACCCCTATTACCATTTGTATGATTTAGAAGTTTTAAGCGTGAATGAAGCCAATATCATTCAGGCTTTAAGCGGAGCGGTGGGGCTAGTGGGAGCGGTGCTAGTTACAGCGAGCCAAACCCCTAAAGTGATCTTAAGAAGGCATTTAAAGTGCATGCAAAAACAAGGGGTAGTGATAGATGTGGCTTGCGATTTAGGGGGGTGCATAGAAACCATACACCAGACAAGCCATTCTAACCCGGTGTATGTGGAAGAGGATTTGTTGCATTATGGAGTGCCGAACATGCCAGGGATTGCCGCTAAAACAAGCTCTGTAGCTTATAGCCATGCGAGCGCGCCGTATTTGTTGTATTATTTAGAGCATGGCTTGAAGGGCTTTTTAAAAGCCAACACTAAAATCGTGGCAAACACCCTTGGAGGCTTGAGCGCTTATAACGGCTATATCACCCAAGAAGGCATCGCTAAAACTTTCAATCTAGCGTTCAAGTCGCCCCTAGAGGTTTTAAAGGAGCTTTAA